A region of the Acanthopagrus latus isolate v.2019 chromosome 18, fAcaLat1.1, whole genome shotgun sequence genome:
CTTAGTAAGCAGGCTGACGCTGGTTATCAGTACAAGACTAACTAGTGAATATTAGAGCAAGAGAGCTATGACTCACACAGGTTCAGGGGAATACAGCAGAAGAGGAGGGTTAGGCTATATAACACTGTAACTTAAATTCACTTATCACGGGGGTTAAAGCAGGGGAGGCAAAAACTGCAGTTAGAGTTTTATACAAAAGAAACTTTCTGCTAAAAGTTGTTCCCTCCTTCGCCAactccctcccactctctctctgtcactctggcTCTCTCTatctatcactctccctctctcactctccgaCCGATCAAGCCTTGCAGATCTTTGTCTCCGTCACAAACTTGTTCTCAAAGTGGCGAATGGTGAAACATTCGTCTGCGGAGCGCTTCTGGATgcctccacctgcaggacacaaagacgcacacaaacagttAGTTCTAAATACTCTAGTGATGCCACATTTGATGTATTATAGTTACAAGTCAGGCAAAAGTTTGCTGAAATCAGTTTctatgtttctttctttctttaaggtAATTTTGATAACACAGTTatgtaaacaaatcatttaaaacaataacacgTTTACAGAGCTTCTAGAAAAGTGCAGAATTAAAGTCTCtgttccttaaaaacattatgatgattgtgaattaataattttataatgtttgtcaggtccaaaattattgttttgttgatctctgtgtaagaattctgaggGCTGGTTCCAGCCAACAAGGTTTGTGAGCCAATCATACAGAGAGCCGAAGCCACGGCCCTTCAGATGGAAAACCACAGGACCTTATTTCGGAAAGACTTTACATGTTAGTGAATGGAGAAAGACAAATAAGGTTGTATCCTgcttgaattgtgccatgaactacGTTTGTCAACTTGTAAGGTAAATTTTCAAGCTGAGAAGGTCGCACTTTTATAACAGCCTTTGTTGAGCTTATTTTAAATTTGTTGAATTTAGTGTCATCATGTTAATACTGGGTTTCATTTAGATAAACCCGAGCGATGATAGCTCCCAGATGTGAGTccacaggaaagaaaaagccGCCCAGAGGATTGAAGCCTCAACACTCAAATATGTCCGAAAATGGTCAGAAAGATTGAGGAGAATTCAAAGTCAGTTTGACAATATACAGAAAATAACGTATTATAACTTTAGAAGTTGAATCCACTGTACAAAAAGGTGAGCCATgatgaaacataaaataacaacgCATGCTACTACTTGTAATTGGAGCCtaacaaaatgacagttttagcTGTACAGTGAATCCACACCTGACAGGCTGGAGCGGCGCTGCATTCTGTACGTTTCCTTTCCATCACACAGCCGGCGGATGTAGAAGCCCAGAGGCTTGATATCATCGATACGCTCCGTCACCACCAGGTCCTCATGCACCAGGTAGCTGCGGTAAGAACCAGACTAGGACAAGAAGAAGGGATCGTGAAGGCGTTATTAAACAAGTTTAAACAACTTTTAGTTTggttaaaatacaaaaagcagCTCGATGAACACGACGGCAGCATAGtgttaaaacacagagtggGAGGGACTTTGTCTAATCAATGAATCATCCCCAAACTTCTGTATTTGGTGAAACACTTTCAAAGTGGATAAAGAAATTTGCTGATTGCACCACCGCCTACCACGCGCCCATTGCTGTCAAGAACCTGTCATGGTAGAAAACTGAGTGGAGCCAACTAAACTCTCTCTGCCTACACGCAGCCTTGAAACTGACTGTTCTCAAACTTGGTCTTGCTGGTGGTGATCATGCTCgctaaaaaaaagacactacaGGatcacacaggaaacaaaatctAAAGTAGCAGAACATCTCtataataaatatacatattgtgCTGTACGTGATATGTTTCTattgaaatgtgtgttaaaCAACTCTATATTCCTACAGTCatcactgttatagagtgtttggtcagcaactcatgtctctcctcctgctcatgcagtagaagacaaaagacattttctggtatccctgtccactttatccaatcagggcAGAGAACTCCACAAAGAGGCGGCCCTGTCTGCTTGTCAACATGCACTATAGGTGAGGGAGGGGGTTGCTAACTGCGAAAGGTACAGGAAGTTAGCAGAAAGGACGTCAAcgctcacagcagctttaagttaaAATTATTTTACCAGTCAAAACATCACTAGTTGCATTTATCAGTTTGTAGTTTTCTCACTACACTTCTGTAGTTTTATCACTTTAAGCCTTGTCAGCATATTGGCTCTAAGGGATTCATTAATTAATCTGCCGACAGTTCATGACTTAAACTTTGTACAACTAGTGACATTCTTTGTCTTTAGTGTTAGATAgccaatgttagcatgctaacacactaaactaaGTTAGTGAACATGGCAAACATTATACCTCCTAAACACAGCATGTTAGCACAGagacgttagcatttagcttgaaGCATGGCTGTGCTAAAgtcattcatttgtttcctgCATACCCCTTTTGATATCATACattcaatgaaaatgaaagaaaaagaaagcactCTACATTCTGGTGATTACTCAGTCTGAGTCATACTGAGTTACTAATATTCCAGACTGTCTGGGTTGTGTTGGAAATTTtcacttcacaataaaacaaaaatgtcagatttgcACAGGATTAAGCACAGACAATCTCTGGAATTATTTTAAATCCCTGGATTTCCCAAGGTAATATTTAGTCCACAGTATCAGGGCTTATGCCTGAGCTTGTGCTGTGTCACTCTTTCCTCTATCATCTGAGCTCAGTCTCTCCTGCTGGCAGCTGCATCCTGAGATCCCGAGGAAACAAGCTGATGACTACTCACCATCAGCTGTGAGAAGAGGTCGATGAGGTCCTGAGGGGGGAGCACCACCGAGGTGTTCAGAGGGATCACGAAGCAGGTCCTCAGAGTCAGGTCCAGATATGCCGTCAGCTTCTACTCACAGAGAAAAGTAATCAGGGaggaatttaaaacaaattcacTTGATCATGTGAGGCGCTCAGTGTGTGGGTGTTACCCTGTTGAAGTCATGGAGGATGTAAGCAGGGTCTCCAGGTCTGAAGCGAGGTGGTGGGACGCTGATGACAGCCATGCTGTCAGAGatctccacctcttcttccaCTCGTGGCAGGTAGTATGGCTGgctctcccctccagctccagctgacATGTCACTGAACTGCATCGCGCCGTGATACAGCCTCTGAAGCACACGGGGACAAATAGAGGcagaaaaatatgaattcagCATTTTTAGATTTCCATAGTCTATAATTAACAAATGAGATGTTAATttgtgaagaaatgttttaattgactTCTTTAAGTTAGAGCCCAATGGATACTGGATTTTGGGGCTGATGCCAATACAATTACTAggccataaaaaaacaactggtgaTAGATCTGCAGTGTCtacctgtctgctctgctgccaaACAGACAAGCTTTGGTCTGAGCAGGAGTGCAAATTAATGTAGTAAAAAATTAATGCCAACCACAAGAGGGCAGAACATACAGCCAATACTCCATTTGACTTTGTACATGATTTGGATATCTGTGgttttgtcactgtgtgtctttgtgaggGTGTTTTATTAAAGAATAAAGTCACACTCgtttgtctccctctcacaTCTTTATCACCTACGTAGTCGGAAACAACTGCCTAATTTCATCGTCACACCCTgcaaaaacaattgcaggatTGAGGATGTAAGAATGAGCCAGAATGTGATTACTGAGTCTTTTCTAGGACAAATCTCCGGAAGAAAGTTGAATTTTGTTTGAACTGAGAGTTATTAATTCATGGTATTAATGGTCTAGTGAGACATTTTAGGCGTAGTTCATTTGCATAATGGAAGAACCCCTGTGGGCTCACAGATACTGTATTGGGTGTGAGACCCTCCCACTGACAACGCAGCAGAATTTAAAAGTGGTGAAGTCAGCGAGAGTCAGCACTCTGGTTTCCCACCAAGGCAGGAGTGTCCCATCGGCAGCAAGAGCAGCCTTAACAATTTGCCTTAAAATCAAATAATACTGACACGACTGtggtcagagagacagaatgaaagCAGAGTATCGGAGATTGTACTTGTTCAAAAGAACATACATTTCCTGTATATATAATATCGTCAGGGACAGCTACTGCAGCATCGTTTACCTAAATCTATATTTGGTACTTTTCTATTTTCATAACTCTTGTATAGTCGTCctgtgtgttgctttgtttgCACCTGTTACTTTTCTTTTACCATATTATTTGTTTACGCTGTATACATGGTCTGAATGTTTGCTTCAATCTCACTGAATGTTgcatcattcatgttttttttttcctttcttttgcaCCAAGAAGAGAACAAAAGGCAGTTTCATTCCTCCGTGCTCTGGATACAGATGGCTGACATTATAAGATAATgcagttttagagaagaaattcaaactcagtgtctttatttacaatatcagtgaggaggaaataatacaaactcaaaaatatttctcttttccacaactgaataaacaaactgctctCAGAAGGAAATAAGGTAAAATATGAACAAAGCAAATCaggatgaaattgtgttttgtttattcagtcatgaaaacagagagtttgtttaggcaaaaatatatatcattcAATGAGGTTACTTCTCTTGACCTGCTGCAAATATATAAGCGAACAGTGATTTcaagcattttgaaatgttaacatGGTCAGTTTTCACCACTGTGCCACAGATGAACCATACCCTCCCTGACAGCCTGCTAGATCACACCACATCCCCCCTGGGACAAAGATAGCACATGTCAGTGAACACTAATGGCATCAGTTGTATCAATGTGCAGAGAGACACACGTTCATTACCTTCGGGGTGAAGTATCGATAGAGGCATGCTCCCCCCACGATGAGCCCGCTGAGGATGAAGGCGATGCCCAGCAGGGTGAGCAGGCAGCGACCTGTGGAGCCCTCGTTGCCCGCTGGAGCAGTGGCCAGCTCGGggtcctgcacacacacatgcgggCATTTACTGGAGGACTGTTTCTACAAGTGGAAAAATACGATTACATTTACTCGGCACCAACATTAAACGCTTGGATTGGTTAAATCTACGTAATGATTCCTCGGAGTGTCTGGCCTCTGCAGAACAGCGGTGGAGAAGATGGGCGGTCCCTCTGCGGGCTGCACCAGGTACAGTGTGGCTCTCAATGCATTTCAAcgaaaacactgcagctctctcGATAAAACAAACGTGCACAATTcctgacaacacacagagacaataatACGATCCTCGGGTCCAGCAGCTGACTGCCTGCGGCCGGTGCAGGCCTGCCGCCAGGCTGCACACGGACACCGGGCTCAGACGCCGCTCTGAAGCCCCGTTAGCTCACCGTCACAGCGGCTGGCACCTCTTTGCCGAGCGCCTTCTGCGCCAGGGCCGAGTTAAAAGCGATCTTCACCATCCTGGAGAGGTTCAAAAACACGACAGCTCGGGTTTACTTGtgcaaacagaggaggaggcggcggggGAAGTCTGTCGGTGCTGGACTGCAGCGGCTCCGTTTACTCTCTGCAGCTCCGCGATGTGACGCACTTTGCAACCTCTGCTTTATGTAGCGCTTCCGGTGGCCGGAGGGGATTAAGACGACATCCGAAACGGAAGCTGGAGGAACTCCTTTAACCTGGAGcgtataaatatataaaaacagctaACACCTGGGAGACTTCAGAGtgctgttactgctgctttGATGGAGACCACTGAAACAATATATTATTTGCCAAATTTATTACCCCAGTCTCCTCTCCGGAGAGTTCATGTCTACAGCTTTGGCCCCATCTAGTGGCTGCAGGTGGAACATACGCAGCTTGTTCCTCTAATGAAGGAGCTCCCCATCAGGACAAATCAGCTCCCATTCATTAGACTGAGCCTAACACCACAAGACTGGAACTATTTACACTTTGAATTAAACTTGTCTCCTGTTACCGAGCATATTCTGCACAGCACATGGcagaaaaatgactcaaatttGTAATGAAAGTGCATAAAGTAGCCTATTCATCTTTGTAGAGTGCCTCTGTAAATACATCCCCTCCTCCGGCTGGGTACTACCTGCCCACTCAGTACACAGCCTTGCCTGCGCTGTGTGGAAACATAGGCCGGTGCCAAGGCCATGCCGTGTGTTTGACACATATCCTCAATCCTCTGGTCTGTGGTggtcctctgcttcctcctgctTTCACTCTCCTGACTCACTTAAGGTCGAACGTATGAGTAAATAAACACGTACTTCTGCACTGGAGCTCTAATTCCACACAACTCTGTGGCATCTTTCCAGCCCTCCGCACTGCAACTGTACCATATGCACCTCCAagtctcacaaacacacacacgggcgcACACGCACTCTGATATTTCCTCTGTTAAACAGACAGATTGGACCGGTAATCACCACTGAAAGGTACataaacagagcagctgatttCTGTACCTAACCCTCCTCCCCAACACTGACTCTCCCTGAAACCCCTAAGTGGTCCTGAAGGCTTGTTTATGAGCTCGTCTTACGCTGCGTTTGATCTGAGAGGGTTGCCCACACATGCAtgcgtggacacacacacgcagcaggggagagggagagccagCATTAGCAGGAATAGCTGAGATGATAAACAAAAGACTTTGATTTAATCCCGAGGGCTTCTCAACATCACACacaagagaggaagagcagaaaaGCAAGGCAGTGGGCAAAGGATGATTGTGTGTAAAAGTGTGGGGACAGGTGGGGGTGTAATGGAGTGATTCTGGGGGAGCAAGTCAAGTGATGACTGGGAAGGGAgttacagagagagggagagcaatcTGCAGTGTCTGATGCTTGAGTGAGTTTTCCATGGAGCTGATTAACGGCAGATTAAACTCGCCGTCGATCCAGTTTACGTCTCAAACTCAAGCACGCCTGCAAGGTAGGATTTCTGCGCCGCTCAGactgaaaaaagcaaaacatacacacacgcacacacacgcccgTTGTTTTTGTGCATAGGCACACCGAGGCGGCCGGCGTCATTATGGTGGATGGCAGGCGTGGATGATGGAGCCTGCATGCCAGTGTTTTCCCTGTGGTCTGCAGCGAATgtccaacaaaaacaatacaaaaaatacacacacgcatatgtgtataggcaaacacacactcattgcCTGCAATGTCAGCAAACTGTGAAGGTCTGCAGGGGCATGGCTGGCTTCGTAAAGTGTGAGAAAAAGACGC
Encoded here:
- the LOC119007240 gene encoding integral membrane protein 2A-like — its product is MVKIAFNSALAQKALGKEVPAAVTDPELATAPAGNEGSTGRCLLTLLGIAFILSGLIVGGACLYRYFTPKRLYHGAMQFSDMSAGAGGESQPYYLPRVEEEVEISDSMAVISVPPPRFRPGDPAYILHDFNRKLTAYLDLTLRTCFVIPLNTSVVLPPQDLIDLFSQLMSGSYRSYLVHEDLVVTERIDDIKPLGFYIRRLCDGKETYRMQRRSSLSGGGIQKRSADECFTIRHFENKFVTETKICKA